One Gloeothece verrucosa PCC 7822 DNA window includes the following coding sequences:
- a CDS encoding AAA-like domain-containing protein, which produces MEKNLLLRSESEKITYEYQVGGSLPSNAPTYVIRKADRQLYQALKQGNFCYILNARQMGKSSLRVQVTKRLIEEGVRCAAVDLSMIGSQNITLAQWYTGLTYVLASELNLLEQISIRRWWKEHQSLSPAQRLGEFIEQVILKIIQENIVIFIDEIDSVLNLKFNLKDFLVLLTNFYHQRQVNKPLNRISFVLLGVANPSQFVASNKLDFFKISEKIELEGFKLGESQALMYGLKDKASNPNNVLKEILNWTNGQPFLTQKLCQIIEDSGATIPQNEEQKWIENLVKNEIIEQWETKDNPEHLKTIRDRLFTSPQVISLLKLYQQIEQQGEIKAIDSSEENELILSGLVIKEQEKLKVKNKIYQQIFNLHWIERNLTHWQSQGSRD; this is translated from the coding sequence ATGGAAAAAAACCTCCTGCTTAGAAGTGAGTCAGAAAAAATAACTTATGAGTATCAAGTTGGAGGAAGTTTACCGAGTAATGCTCCAACTTATGTGATCAGAAAAGCTGACAGACAATTATATCAAGCCCTCAAACAAGGAAATTTTTGTTATATCCTTAATGCAAGGCAAATGGGGAAATCTAGTTTGCGTGTACAAGTCACCAAGCGTTTAATAGAAGAGGGAGTCAGATGTGCGGCGGTAGATCTTTCTATGATCGGCAGTCAGAATATTACTTTAGCACAGTGGTATACTGGCTTAACGTATGTCTTAGCCAGTGAGTTAAATCTTTTGGAACAAATCTCGATTCGTCGTTGGTGGAAAGAACATCAAAGTTTATCTCCTGCACAACGTTTAGGAGAATTTATTGAGCAAGTTATTTTAAAAATTATTCAAGAGAATATTGTGATTTTTATTGATGAAATTGATAGTGTTCTGAATTTGAAATTTAATCTAAAAGACTTTTTAGTTTTGCTGACCAATTTTTACCATCAACGGCAAGTCAATAAGCCGTTAAATCGAATTAGTTTTGTCCTTCTTGGAGTAGCGAATCCATCTCAATTCGTGGCTTCAAACAAACTTGATTTTTTTAAAATTAGTGAAAAAATCGAGTTAGAAGGATTTAAATTAGGTGAATCTCAAGCTCTAATGTATGGATTAAAAGATAAAGCCAGTAATCCTAATAACGTTTTAAAAGAAATTCTTAATTGGACTAATGGGCAACCCTTTCTCACCCAAAAACTTTGTCAGATAATTGAAGATTCAGGTGCGACTATTCCTCAAAATGAGGAGCAAAAATGGATTGAAAATTTAGTCAAAAATGAAATTATAGAGCAGTGGGAAACAAAAGATAACCCAGAACATTTAAAAACTATACGAGATCGCCTATTCACCAGTCCTCAAGTCATTAGCCTGCTTAAACTGTATCAACAAATCGAGCAACAAGGAGAAATCAAGGCCATAGATAGTTCAGAGGAAAACGAATTAATCCTATCCGGGTTAGTCATTAAAGAACAAGAAAAGCTAAAAGTTAAAAACAAAATTTATCAGCAAATTTTTAACCTCCATTGGATTGAGCGAAATTTAACTCATTGGCAATCACAAGGAAGTAGAGACTAG